A genomic stretch from Oscarella lobularis chromosome 11, ooOscLobu1.1, whole genome shotgun sequence includes:
- the LOC136193118 gene encoding gastric triacylglycerol lipase-like, with the protein MAKVLQVCFVALAVSLLSAEDPEVKMNARQIILYNGYPEEDHWAVTTDGFILGMQRIPRGKNSDPSPTPRPVVFLQHGLLCASTNWIDNLSTGSLAFLLADAGFDVWLGNVRGNTYSTNHTHLKPSQTEFWAWSFDEMALYDLPAMLGYVMNHTNQSSLYYVGHSQGTVMAFAGFSRNPQLGSHVKAVFALAPVATLKDVKGLTRLLAPIEPELQIVFGKKDFLPSDFIIKLAARQLCDLDLIDTVCGDVIFIICGFDRSNLNMTRLPVYLSHTPAGTSVRNMGHFAQEVNSGKFQMYNYGNAAANRAHYHQDTPPLYDVTAFNVPIYAYSGGNDWLADQTDVASLLPQLPHLKGHRFYPTYQHLDFIWGENAPADVYMDIIANITKIEARSFV; encoded by the exons ATGGCGAAAGTGCTGCAGGTCTgtttcgtcgctttggcCGTTTCGCTTTTGAGCGCCGAAGATCCCGAAGTGAAAATGAACGCA AGGCAAATCATTCTCTACAACGGCTACCCAGAAGAAGACCATTGGGCCGTCACAACAGACGGCTTCATTCTTGGAATGCAGAGAATCCCACGCGGTAAAAACAGCGATCCCAGTCCAA CTCCAAGACCGGTCGTGTTTTTACAGCACGGTCTCTTATGCGCCAGCACGAACTGGATCGATAATTTATCGACGGGGAGCCTCGCCTTCCTATTGGCCGACGCTGGCTTCGACGTGTGGCTGGGCAACGTGCGAGGAAACACGTATTCGACCAATCACACGCATCTCAAACCGTCTCAAACCGAATTCTGGGCGTGGAG tttcGATGAGATGGCTCTCTATGATCTTCCCGCTATGCTCGGCTACGTCATGAATCATACGAACCAATCGTCGTTGTACTATGTCGGACATTCGCAGGGCACTGTCATGGCCTTTGCTGGCTTCTCTCGGAATCCCCAACTGGGGTCACATGTCAAAGCCGTCTTTGCTCTCGCTCCTGTCGCAACATTGAAAGATGTCAAAGGATTGACTAGACTCTTAGCGCCTATAGAACCAGAACTTCAG attgTGTTTGGGAAAAAGGACTTTCTTCCTAGTGACTTTATTATCAAGCTCGCGGCTCGGCAACTTTGTGATTTGGATCTCATTGATACTGTgtgtggtgacgtcatttttatcATATGCGGTTTTGACCGATCGAATTTGAATATG ACTCGTCTTCCTGTTTATCTGAGTCACACGCCAGCAGGAACGTCTGTTCGAAATATGGGTCATTTTGCTCAG GAAGTGAACAGCGGCAAATTTCAAATGTACAACTATGGAAACGCTGCAGCCAACCGAGCTCACTACCACCAG GACACTCCACCCttgtatgacgtcacagcatTCAACGTTCCAATCTACGCGTACAGTGGGGGCAACGATTGGCTAGCAGACCAAACGGACGTGGCCTCTCTGCTCCCCCAGTTGCCTCACTTGAAGGGTCACAGGTTCTATCCTACATACCAACACTTGGACTTCATCTGGGGAGAAAACGCTCCAGCTGACGTTTATATGGACATTATCGCTAATATTACTAAAATAGAAgctcgttcgttcgtttga
- the LOC136193099 gene encoding lebercilin-like protein encodes MDMYSDEFESHSEDEGVEQSPKDNESHHSSGRHSLSRSFDALSANSLTANPSTPSTPEARRRKRRRNSTKPSTRAGKVKKAPKNPPHPPTDLSAISERSKSIVVVAAAAAAMAKRSGGVVSGTHETRVRIAPDSPLDRVLRVKDEKIRRITNDLAVVERQLEEIRQENRLLKRLHHRHSKALEKFENAEADLPQILARHSAEMEAVRKRLKKTQEAHMNAERISKERNEEIWKLRMAVNEVTKLSGDKHLLERDRLRSYLEKSAKTLDEQTKKGKDLEKKIEVQEKAHYREVRDWKIKYRSMQQEAKEWKEKYDEVHLRLREKEKELEIMNIYSKRIAKNLPKTLPSILGSCDKCTMTTDVAATMEKEEEKVDSIVSPVPSIADSVTIGTPSVVSLNPPPRAPSQPRPRNMPRKNSPVPSSEEENQNPLRSAVSIKAEAAVGPDLSTFKPEKSSYSSLGSGEESKSKSSLEDSSQKDSLLAKLKAIDERKDREETSRTESVFITSPPKNPTVPPKAPAEDTKKDLLLARLREIDKQENQDEVPNKKEEEISKADRVSFLLGESNKNVSLSKANQVNQLLGLDSDKVSTTTTKADKLNQMLGGGGGGGETTSVKGKDEDAVSNVSKTSSSRSTWKVENMHSGRPAHSTGDNYYGGSGTNIQRKGSSGIERRHKPPLSGGLAKLEKRDDDDDDEADEPALGQGRRRPRRQLSGNRQGSDFDVKNDGVRQTTSFPWDVEKKKKNEQPPIFNDDDDIEELEL; translated from the exons ATGGATATGTACTCGGACGAATTCGAAAGTCACTCGGAAGACGAAGGAGTCGAACAATCGCCAAAAGACAACGAATCTCACCATTCGAGCGGCCGTCACAGCCTCTCGCGTTCGTTCGACGCTCTCTCGGCCAATTCTCTCACCGCCAacccgtcgacgccgtcgacaccggaagcgcgacgtcgaaagcgacgtcgcaacTCAAcaaagccgtcgacgagagcgggAAAAGTGAAGAAGGCCCCCAAAAATCCTCCTCATCCGCCAACGGATCTGA GCGCCATATCGGAGCGCAGTAAgtcaatcgtcgtcgttgcggctgcggctgcggcgaTGGCAAAACGAagcgggggcgtggtcagTGGTACGCACGAAACGCGAGTGCGTATTGCACCCGATTCGCCGCTCGATCGCGTCCTACGcgtcaaagacgaaaagataCGACGCATAACGAAcgatctcgccgtcgtcgaacgtcaaTTGGAGGAAATTCGACAGGAGAATCGTCTATTGAAGCGACTTCATCATCGGCATTCGAAAGCGTTGGAGAAATTCGAGAATGCCGAAGCGGATTTGCCGCAAATTTTGGCGCGACACAGCGCCGAAATGGAGGCGGTGCGAAAGCGATTGAAAAAGACGCAGGAGGCTCATATGAATGCGGAGCGAATTTCGAAGGAGCGGAATGAGGAGATTTGGAAATTGAGAATGGCTGTCAATGAAGTGACGAAATTGTCTGGAGATAAGCATCTATTGGAACGCGACAGATTGAGATCTTATTTGGAGAAGAGTGCAAAGACGTTGGACGAGCAGACGAAAAAGggaaag GATCTCGAAAAGAAGATTGAAGTGCAGGAGAAGGCGCATTATCGCGAAGTGCGCGACTGGAAGATCAAATATCGATCGATGCAACAGGAGGCGAAAGAGTGGAAAGAGAAATACGACGAAGTTCACCTACGTCTGAGA gagaaagaaaaggagctTGAGATTATGAACATCTATAGCAAGAGAATTGCAAAGAATTTGCCAAAGACTCTACCTTCGATACTAGGGTCATGTGACAAGTGTACAATGACGACTGACGTGGCAGCGACgatggagaaagaagaagagaaggttGATTCCATCGTTTCTCCTGTTCCATCGATCGCCGATAGCGTTACCATTGGAACGCCAAGCGTCGTTTCTCTGAATCCTCCTCCACGAGCGCCGTCGCAACCGCGTCCGCGCAATATGCCGCGAAAGAATTCGCCGGTGCCGAGTTCTGAGGAGGAGAATCAGAATCCACTTCGAAGTGCCGTCTCTATCAAGGCCGAAGCCGCCGTGGGTCCCGACTTGTCTACTTTCAAGCCAGAGAAGTCGTCCTATTCCTCACTAGGAAGTGGGGAAGAAagcaaatcaaaatcaagtCTTGAAGACTCCTCGCAAAAAGATTCGCTTTTGGCGAAACTGAAGGCCATTGATGAGCGCAAGGATCGTGAGGAGACTAGTAGAACAGAGTCAGTCTTCATAACAAGTCCGCCTAAGAATCCCACGGTGCCACCAAAGGCTCCAGCAGAAGATACAAAGAAAGACTTACTGCTTGCGAGACTACGTGAAATCGATAAGCAGGAGAATCAAGATGAAGTTCCTAataagaaggaagaggaaataAGCAAAGCAGACAGAGTCAGTTTTCTTCTTGGTGAATCCAACAAGAACGTTTCCCTTTCCAAAGCGAACCAGGTCAATCAGCTCCTTGGTCTCGACTCAGACAAAGTCTCAACGACCACCACAAAAGCAGATAAACTTAATCAGATgcttggcggcggcggcggcggcggagagaCGACAAGCGtcaaaggcaaagacgaagacgccgtTTCGAATGTCAGTAAGACGAGCAGCAGTCGCTCGACGTGGAAAGTAGAGAACATGCACAGCGGTCGACCGGCACATTCCACAGGCGACAACTACTACGGCGGAAGCGGAACGAATATTCAAAGGAAAGGGAGTAGTGGGATAGAGAGGAGACACAAACCGCCTCTCAGTGGTGGACTGGCGAAGCTTGAGAAgcgtgatgatgatgatgatgacgaggCTGATGAACCGGCCCTCGGTCAAGGTCGGCGAAGACCGCGACGACAGTTGTCTGGAAATCGCCAAGGAAGTGACTTTGATGTGAAGAATGACGGGGTTCGACAGACTACGTCGTTTCCATGggacgtcgagaagaagaagaagaatgagCAGCCGCCGATCTtcaatgatgacgatgacatAGAAGAGTTGGAGTTGTAA
- the LOC136193136 gene encoding guided entry of tail-anchored proteins factor 1-like — translation MNFHAFLLFAVVFGTETARAISQIAFERLSAWWGSRNEKRRHLQAEVTRLRREKDGINGQERYAEFIKTNRKLTAALEELKNFDGSVSAIKQSWIITLVAYVLSAMVYIFLMFWYRSEVLWNVPTLDLDPMSSIIAFPAGKPGDVSGFFWILCCRQAYASFSSAFSYLWSCIKAEARPGNKDS, via the exons ATGAACTTCCacgcctttcttctctttgccgTCGTATTCGGAACCGAAACAGCTCGGGCTATATCACAAATTGCATTTGAAAGG CTCAGCGCTTGGTGGGGAAGTCGTaacgagaaaagacgacACCTCCAGGCCGAAGTGACTCGtttgagaagagaaaaagacggaaTCAATGGCCAA GAACGCTACGCTGAATTTATAAAGACAAATAGAAAACTCACCGCTGCTTTGGaagaattgaaaaattttg ACGGGAGTGTGAGTGCTATAAAACAGAGCTGGATTATCACTCTTGTTGCATACGTTCTTTCG GCTATGGTGTACATTTTTCTCATGTTCTGGTATCGGTCTGAGGTTCTTTGGAACGTGCCTACACTGGATCTTGATCCCATGAGCTCGATTATTGCTTTTCCAGCTGGAAAGCCTG GTGACGTCAGCGGTTTCTTTTGGATTCTATGTTGCAGGCAAGCCTATGCAAGCTTCTCTTCAGCTTTTAGTTATCTATGGTCGTGCATAAAAGCCGAGGCTAGACCTGGTAACAAAGACAGTTGA
- the LOC136193124 gene encoding exodeoxyribonuclease-like gives MPRKRKEKSDEGTSAKRTKQEDEEECKVESGEKSKGSHIGNESKTADGRSSNLKLVSWNINGLKAWLKKKGQEYVEQEDPDVFCVQEIKCDKNSIPPEAKIKGYHAYWYSAEKKGYSGTGVFSKEKPLNVKYGMDKQEHNTEGRVLTLEYEKYYLVALYVPNSGRGLTRLDYRQTWDKDLRDYIKTLDEKKPVVVCGDLNVAHKEIDLANPKGNKKTAGFTKEEREGFTALLDEGFTDSFRHLYPDQTGAYTFWSSMKNARGKNVGWRLDYFVISKRWESSLCDHVIRSDVMGSDHCPIVLYVAI, from the exons ATGCCGCGCAAACGgaaagaaaag TCGGACGAGGGCACTTCGGCGAAGAGAACAAagcaagaagacgaagag gagTGCAAAGTGGAATCTGGTGAGAAGAGTAAAGGCTCGCATATCGGGAATGAGAGCAAAACGGCTGACGGACG ttcgtcgaatttgaaaTTGGTTTCTTGGAATATAAATGGGTTGAAAGCTTGGTTGAAG AAAAAAGGGCAAGAATATGTTGAGCAGGAAGATCCGGACGTCTTCTGTGTTCAGGAGATCAAGTGTGACAAAAACAGCATACCTCCT GAGGCTAAAATCAAAGGCTATCACGCCTATTGGTATTCAGCGGAAAAGAAGGGTTATTCTGGCACTGG AGTCTTTTCCAAGGAGAAACCCTTGAATGTGAAATATGGGATGG ACAAACAGGAGCACAACACAGAAGGAAGAGTACTTACTCTCGAGTATGAAAAATACTACTTGGTAGCACTGT ACGTGCCCAATTCTGGAAGGGGTCTTACTAG ACTCGACTATCGTCAGACATGGGACAAGGATCTAAGAGACTACATCAAGACCCTAGACGAAAAAAAGCCGGTCGTCGTTTGCGGTGATCTCAACGTCGCGCACAAAGAAATAg ATCTTGCCAACCCCAAGGGAAACAAGAAGACAGCCGGATTTACTAAGGAAGAGCGAGAGGGCTTCACGGCTTTATTAGATGAAGGCTTCACTGATTCGTTCCGTCATCTCTATCCTGATCAGACTGGCGCCTATACGTTCTGGTCATCAATGAAGAACGCGCGGGGAAAGAACGTGGGATG GCGACTTGACTATTTCGTCATTTCAAAACGATGGGAATCGTCTCTCTGCGATCACGTCAttcgttctgacgtcatgGGAAGTGATCACTGTCCAATAGTCCTCTACGTCGCTATTTAG
- the LOC136193104 gene encoding uncharacterized protein, with protein sequence MAARIMAARKVATTPRVYDPAPQSSTELQCNFTGEGWDPSFDWRVSYLPKNDIEKRKECHVEQSKLRRNHLSVLQDPSLKTGRYHCNVTFQMEYEGEFTKLCSQTRPLDFTDGKITIDSATQQLQEMKISVLANSASTAAGDSYDCNRTYAKYSKLDLTLPALFHPFWSVGSVKGVEDVDWETMKGPVLKLIYAELSDCPQFVRKKEEECMTPIINEILSEVLGEQFPMKKWAKEDWFEKKDDGKPDDSFGHQFPDGVVLSRGTDYTRVLLTREDKLPKGSGDPLVQLLLYLLRLLLKTDEKHKHSDPASRAYPVFLLEMKGKSAKLHAAIRMGENVIHRCRLAQAEFTPGHEKECALFLLRLKRGVEELNEFWQKGAKCMRFDSDRVLPCDCIAKLLDSSGNLRFTRHVKGDVFEATLSTKDGSETRIVKFSTCQYGQKAHKRCAEKGMAPKLYESVHLPLYFSLWVVMMEKLEGYICLDHALRFNLSAAQAKKIKEKMKEALDVLHGSESETRLVHGDFRSANVLVSVQEESDDVQVRIIDFDWSGEEGRDFYPNVNVTLNWPEGVECGSPLRVEHDGHLYRAHCHDLDWVARQES encoded by the exons ATGGCAGCACGAATAATGGCCGCACGCA AAGTTGCAACGACGCCGCGCGTCTACGACCCTGCCCCTCAATCTTCTACCGAACTCCAATGCAATTTCACGGGTGAAGGCTGGGACCCATCGTTCGACTGGCGTGTCAGCTATTTGCCAAAGAACGATAtcgagaagaggaaggagTGTCACGTGGAGCAGTCTAAGTTACGACGAAATCATTTGTCGGTTTTGCAAGATCCTTCACTGAAAACTGGTCGATACCACTGCAATGTCACATTTCAAATGGAGTACGAGGGCGAGTTTACGAAATTGTGTAGTCAAACACGTCCGCTTGACTTTACTG ATGGAAAAATTACTATTGATAGCGCTACGCAACAGCTGCAGGAAATGAAAATAAGTGTGTTG GCCAATAGTGCCTCAACTGCTGCTGGAGATTCATACGACTGCAACAGAACGTATGCGAAGTATTCAAAGCTCGACCTGACACTGCCAGCACTGTTCCACCCATTCTGGTCAGTCGGGAGCGTTAAAGGCGTTGAAGACGTTGATTGGGAGACGATGAAAGGTCCTGTCCTGAAGCTGATTTATGCCGAGTTGTCCGACTGCCCCCAGTTtgttagaaagaaagaggaggaatgTATGACCCCGATCATTAATGAAATCCTCTCGGAAGTACTGGGAGAACAGTTTCCTATGAAAAAATGGGCAAAAGAAGACTGGTTCGAGaagaaggatgacggcaaaCCCGATGACTCTTTTGGTCATCAGTTTCCGGACGGGGTAGTCCTCAGCAGAGGGACCGATTACACGAGGGTTCTTCTCACTAGAGAAGACAAGCTTCCTAAAGGCTCCGGGGATCCCCTTGTTCAACTACTGCTCTATCTGCTTCGTCTCTTGCTAAAGACGGACGAGAAACACAAACACTCTGATCCGGCATCAAGGGCTTACCCTGTATTCCTATTAGAAATGAAGGGCAAGTCTGCCAAATTGCACGCTGCCATTCGAATGGGAGAAAACGTCATTCACCGTTGCCGACTAGCCCAAGCCGAGTTCACTCCTGGTCACGAGAAAGAGTGCGCCTTGTTCCTGCTGCGACTTAAACGCGGCGTCGAGGAGCTGAATGAGTTTTGGCAAAAAGGGGCCAAATGCATGAGATTCGATTCGGATCGCGTTCTGCCTTGCGATTGCATAGCAAAGCTTCTGGACAGTTCCGGTAATCTTCGCTTCACTCGACACGTGAAGGGAGACGTCTTTGAAGCGACTCTGAGCAC caagGACGGATCAGAGACTCGCATTGTCAAGTTTTCGACGTGCCAATACGGCCAGAAGGCGCATAAGCGCTGCGCAGAAAAGGGGATGGCGCCCAAGTTGTACGAAAGCGTCCACTTGCCATTATACTTCTCTCTCTGGGTAGTCATGATGGAGAAATTGGAGGGTTATATCTGTTTGGATCATGCCCTTCGCTTCAACCTGTCCGCTGCCCAGGCAAAGAAGatcaaagaaaagatgaaGGAGGCGCTCGACGTGCTGCACGGGAGCGAGAGCGAAACGCGTCTCGTTCATGGAGATTTTCGCTCTGCGAATGTGCTCGTCTCCGTGCAAgaggaaagcgacgacgtccagGTTCGCATCATCGATTTCGACTGGTCGGGAGAAGAAGGGCGCGACTTCTATCCGAATGTCAACGTCACCCTGAATTGGCCAGAAGGAGTCGAATGCGGATCGCCTCTCAGGGTAGAGCACGATGGGCATCTCTATCGCGCCCACTGTCATGACCTTGACTGGGTGGCGCGTCAAGAGTCTTAG
- the LOC136193106 gene encoding uncharacterized protein, with protein sequence MATRDVATTPRIYGPVPLSSTELQCNFMGEGWDPSFDWHAKYSPNEEKKEWDVDLFKLRQNHLSILEDPQLKTGRYHCNVAFQMEYEGEITKLCSQTRPLDFTDEKTTLHMNQLELNVLTSSASVLARDPYECNRTYAKYSKLDLTTPALCHPFWSVGSDKGVDWEAMKGPALKLIYAELSDCPKFVTRKKKECMTPIINEILSEVLGEQFPMKKWDDKEAEAEDCFAHERPDGVVLSSGTHHTRVLLIREDKVPEGSGDSLVQLLLYLLRLLKTTDEKQTDSDPAASRAYPVFLLEMRGKSAKLHAAIRMGGKVIHHCLLAQAEFTPGHEKECAMFLLRLKRGIKELNEFWQNGAKCMRFDSDRVLPCDCIAKLLDSSGNLHFTRHVKRDVFEATLSTKDGSETRIVKFSTHQYGDKAQERCAEKGMAPKLYESVHLPLFCSLWVVMMEKLDGYMCLDHALRSNLSAPQAKKIKEKMKEALVVLHGSGSETRLAHGDFRSANVLVSMQEGSDDVQVRIIDFDWSGEEGRAFYPNVNVTLNWPEGVKCGSPLKVEHDWHLYRAHCHDLDWVARQES encoded by the exons ATGGCCACACGCG ACGTTGCAACGACGCCGCGCATCTACGGCCCTGTTCCTCTATCTTCTACCGAACTCCAATGCAATTTCATGGGCGAAGGCTGGGACCCATCGTTCGACTGGCATGCCAAGTATTCGCCaaacgaggagaagaaggagtgGGATGTGGATCTGTTTAAGTTACGACAAAATCATTTGTCGATTTTGGAAGATCCTCAACTGAAAACTGGTCGATACCACTGCAATGTCGCATTTCAAATGGAGTACGAGGGCGAGATTACGAAATTGTGTAGTCAAACACGTCCGCTTGACTTTACTG ATGAAAAAACTACTCTTCATATGAATCAGCTGGAGCTAAATGTGTTG ACAAGTAGTGCCTCAGTTCTTGCTAGAGATCCATACGAATGCAACAGAACGTATGCGAAGTATTCAAAGCTCGACCTGACAACGCCAGCACTGTGCCACCCATTCTGGTCAGTGGGAAGTGATAAAGGCGTTGATTGGGAGGCGATGAAAGGTCCTGCCCTAAAGCTGATTTATGCCGAGTTGTCCGACTGCCCCAAGTTTGTtacaaggaaaaagaaggaatGTATGACCCCGATCATTAATGAAATCCTCTCGGAAGTGCTGGGAGAACAGTTTCCTATGAAAAAATGGGACGACAAAGAAGCCGAAGCCGAGGACTGTTTTGCTCATGAGCGTCCGGACGGCGTAGTCCTCAGCAGCGGGACCCATCACACGAGGGTTCTTCTCATTAGAGAAGACAAGGTTCCTGAAGGCTCCGGGGATTCCCTTGTTCAACTACTGCTCTATCTGCTTCGTCTCTTGAAAACGACGGACGAGAAACAGACAGACTCTGATCCGGCGGCATCAAGGGCTTACCCTGTATTCCTATTAGAAATGAGGGGCAAGTCTGCCAAATTGCACGCTGCCATTCGAATGGGGGGAAAAGTCATTCACCATTGCCTACTAGCCCAAGCCGAGTTCACTCCTGGTCACGAGAAGGAGTGCGCCATGTTCCTGCTGCGACTTAAACGCGGCATCAAGGAGCTGAATGAGTTTTGGCAAAACGGGGCCAAATGCATGAGATTCGATTCGGATCGTGTTCTGCCGTGCGATTGCATAGCAAAGCTTCTGGACAGTTCCGGTAATCTTCACTTCACTCGACACGTGAAGAGAGACGTCTTTGAAGCGACTCTGAGCAC CAAGGACGGATCAGAGACTCGCATTGTCAAGTTTTCGACGCACCAATACGGCGACAAGGCGCAAGAGCGCTGCGCAGAAAAGGGGATGGCGCCCAAGTTGTACGAAAGTGTCCACTTGCCATTATTCTGCTCTCTCTGGGTAGTCATGATGGAGAAATTGGATGGTTACATGTGTTTGGATCATGCCCTTCGCAGCAACCTGTCCGCTCCTCAGGCAAAGAAgatcaaggaaaagatgaaGGAGGCGCTAGTCGTGCTGCACGGGAGCGGGAGCGAAACGCGTCTCGCTCATGGAGATTTTCGCTCTGCGAATGTGCTCGTCTCCATGCAAGagggaagcgacgacgtccagGTTCGCATCATCGATTTCGACTGGTCGGGAGAAGAAGGACGCGCCTTCTATCCAAATGTCAACGTCACCCTGAATTGGCCAGAAGGAGTCAAATGCGGATCGCCTCTCAAAGTCGAGCACGACTGGCATCTCTATCGCGCCCACTGTCATGACCTTGACTGGGTGGCGCGTCAAGAGTCTTAG
- the LOC136193089 gene encoding exodeoxyribonuclease-like yields the protein MPRKGKNSHGRRAKRLTDGTLNKINYLIKKNFCSQFVEFEIGLLEYKWVESLVEGQEYVEQEDPDVFCVQEIKCDKNSIPPEAKIKGYHAYWYSAEKKGYSGTGVFYKEKPLNVKYGMDKQEHNTEGRVLTLEYEKYYLVALYVPNSGRGLTRLDYRQTWDKDLRDYIKTLDEKKPVVVCGDLNVAHKEIDLANAKGNKKTAGFTKEEREGFTALLDEGFTDSFRHLYPDQTGAYTFWSSMKNARGKNVGWRLDYFVISKRWESSLCDHVIRSDVMGSDHCPIVLYVAI from the exons ATGCCGCGCAAAG gaaaaaattcgcatGGAAGGAGAGCAAAACGGCTGACGGACGGCACgcttaataaaataaattatttaattaagaaaaatttCTGCTCTCAGTTCGTGGAATTCGAAATTGGTTTGTTGGAATATAAATGGGTTGAAAGCTTGGTTGAAG GGCAAGAATATGTTGAGCAGGAAGATCCGGACGTCTTCTGTGTTCAGGAGATCAAGTGTGACAAAAACAGCATACCTCCT GAGGCTAAAATCAAAGGCTATCACGCCTATTGGTATTCAGCGGAAAAGAAGGGCTATTCTGGCACTGG AGTCTTCTACAAGGAGAAACCCTTGAATGTGAAATATGGAATGG ACAAACAGGAGCACAACACAGAAGGAAGAGTACTTACCCTCGAGTATGAAAAATACTACTTGGTAGCACTGT ACGTGCCCAATTCTGGAAGGGGTCTTACTAG ACTCGACTATCGTCAGACATGGGACAAGGATCTAAGAGACTACATCAAGACCCTAGACGAAAAAAAGCCGGTCGTCGTTTGCGGTGATCTCAACGTCGCGCACAAAGAAATAg ATCTTGCCAACGCCAAGGGAAACAAGAAGACAGCCGGATTTACTAAGGAAGAGCGAGAGGGCTTCACGGCTTTATTAGATGAAGGCTTCACTGATTCGTTCCGTCATCTCTATCCTGATCAGACTGGCGCCTATACGTTCTGGTCATCAATGAAGAACGCGCGGGGAAAGAACGTGGGATG GCGACTCGACTATTTCGTCATTTCAAAACGATGGGAATCGTCTCTCTGCGATCACGTCAttcgttctgacgtcatgGGAAGTGATCACTGTCCAATAGTCCTCTACGTCGCTATTTAG